In the Burkholderia contaminans genome, TGCGATAGTCGAGCGGCGGCTTGTCGTTCGGGCTCTTCGTGTTGATGCCGAGGAAGCCCGTATTCCAGCCGGCCGGAATCTCACGTGCATCGAGCTCCCACTGCAGGCTGAAATCGACGAGGTATTTCGACCACGCGGCCGAACCGACCGTGCCTTGCGCGGGATCGACACCCGCGATGCCGGAGATCAGGAAATACGTGCGGCGCAGATCGAAGCGCTGCGAAAACGTGAGCGCCATGATCGTTGCCGACGCGTTCGCGTAGCCCATGCCGGTCGTGACCACGCAGACGTCCTGCTTGTTGCAATGCACGTTCGGATAGTCGGGCGACAGGCCGGGCACGGCGATGTCGCGCCACGGGCCGATCCGGTCGAGCCAGGCCTGGCCCTCCGGACCGAACATCGTGATGATCATGACCTTGACCGGGCGGCCCTGTGCACCGGTCTCGGCGAATGCATTGTTGCCCGCGTTGTTGCCCTGGCTATCCTGCGCGATTGACGGCGCGGTCGCACAGGCTGCGAGCGAGAATGCAGCGGCGGAAAGAATGGAGCGAGTCAGCATCGGCGTTCCTTGTTTCGATGATGTTGGGTGAGAACGGCTCTCGTAGACTGCGCGTCGGAGTATAAAACGCGCGTGCCCGATGCGGAACCCGACTACGAAACGGCGACGGTGCATCGGTGCGGGTCTGGAACGCGCGGGAATCACGAAGCAAATGGTCTTCGTGCGTCGACACACCATCAGGAATACTATCCGGTTGCCCGACACCGGCCCGTCGATCGCACTTGCAAGCGTGCAACCCGGCGGCGAACCGCTACAACCGCGCCAGCCCCGCCACGCCGTAACCCAGCACGACAAGCGCCGCGACCACATGGCTCGCGGCGAGCAACCCCGGTGACTTCACGATCCGGCCGATCACGCTGCCGCCGAATGCGAACACGAGCTGCCCCGCGAGGCTGCCGGCAAACACGCACGCGGCACCCAGCAGCCAGTGCCGGTGCGCCCCGGCGGCAGCCGTTGCATAACCATAGAACAACAGGATCGTGAGCGGGTTCGCCAGCGTGACGAAGAACATCGATGAAAACGGGCGGCTACCTGGCGGCCGTGCATCACCGTCGAGCGTGCGGCGGCGATCCCGCAGCGCCTGCCACAGCATCCGCGCGCCCATCGCGAGCAGCACGAGCGCGCCGACCAGCCGAAACAGCAACAGATGCGCGGCGAGCGTGCTCGCGAGCATCGCGCCGAGCGTGAACGCGATAACCGCATAACAGCCGTCGGCCGTCGCGACGCCCACCGCCGCGCGCACGCCGCTTGCGGTGCCGGCGCGCATCCCGTAGTTCGCGATCATCAGCGCAACGGGCCCGACCGACAGCGCGATCATCAGCCCGAACAGGAAGTCGTTCATCGGTCGTCGATGCCTTCTCGATGGAAGGAATCGATTCTAGCGACCGCAGAAAAACCGGTGTGCCGCTCGAGCGTCACGCGACGTCGACGCGCGCAGGCCCGTCCACCATCTCGCCGATCACGCCCGCGCGGTCGAAGCCGTCGGCACGGAAGCATGCGAGCACGTCGTCGACGGCCTCCGGCGCGCACGCGACCAGCAAGCCGCCCGACGTCTGCGGGTCGGTCAGCAGCGCCTGCGCGACGGGCGGCAGCGTAGCGGCCAGTTGCACGTCCGCGCCGTACGCGGCCCAGTTGCGGCCCGACGCACCGGTGAACACGCCATCGGCGACGAACGCCTCGACGCCCGCGAGCCACGGCAGCGACGCATAGTGCACGCGCGCGGTGAGGTGCGCGCCGCGCGCCAGCTCGAGCGTATGGCCGAGCAGCCCGAAGCCCGTGACGTCGGTCAGCGCATGCACGCCCGGCAGCGCGGCGAGTTCGGCGCCCGGCCGGTTCAGCTTGGTGGTCGTCGCGACCATCTGCGCATAGCCATCGGCATCGAGCTGGTTCTTTTTCAGCGCGGCGGACAACACGCCGACGCCGAGCGGCTTGCCGAGCACGAGGACGTCGCCCGCGCGCGCGGCCGCATTGCGCTTCACGCGCGACGGGTGCACGACGCCGATCGCCGCGAGCCCGTAAATCGGCTCGACGGAATCGATCGAATGGCCGCCCGCGACCGGGATGCCGGCGTCCGCGCACACCGATTCGCCGCCGCGCAGCACGGCCGCGATCGTCTCGTGCGGCAGCACGTTGATCGGCATGCCGACCAGCGCGAGCGCGAGGATCGGCTTGCCGCCCATCGCATAGACGTCGGACAGCGCGTTGGTCGCGGCGATGCGGCCGAAGTCGAACGGATCGTCGACGATCGGCATGAAGAAGTCGGTGGTCGCGACGATCGCCTGCTCGTCGTTGAGGCGGTAGACGGCCGCGTCGTCGGACGTCTCGGTGCCGACCAGCAGATCCGGGAACAGCGCGGGCGGCGTCGCGCGCTTCAGCAGCTCGGACAGCACGCCCGGCGCAATCTTGCAGCCGCAGCCGCCGCCATGTGACAGGCTCGTGAGGCGCGGAACGGCAGGCTGGGCTTGGGTGGCTTCGGTCATGGTCGGCATCCGGTGAATAACAACACGCCATTATCGACAATTCCTTGCGAGTGCGCCCGATACCCACATAATGACCGCGCCCCCCTCCGCTCGCGCGCCTGTCCGCCCGTTCGTTCATGGACCACCTCTTCATCGGCCTCGTGCTGTGCTCCGCGTTGCTGCACGCGATCTGGAATGCCTTCCTCCACGTCAGCGAAGACCGGCTCGTCCAGCTCGGCACGATGTCGCTGCCGTATTTCGTGTTCGGCGTCGCCGGCGCCGCGCTGCTGCCCGCGCCAGCGCCTGCCGCGTGGCCGTATATCGCCGGGTCGGCCGTGCTCGAGGTCGCGTACTGCTTCACGCTGGCGCGGGCGTACCGCAGCGGCGAATTCGGGCAGATCTACCCGATCGCACGCGGGATTTCTCCGCTGCTCGTGTCGGTACTCGCGCTCGCGATTCTGCACGAGCGGCCGACGCCGTTCGGCTTCGCGGGCATCGCACTCGTGTCGTTCGGCATCATGTCGCTCGCACTGCGGCGCGGCTTCCGGTTCTCCGGCGAAGGCGTGCCGTTTGCGCTGCTCACGGGCGTGTTCATCGCCGCCTATTCGATCTGCGACGGCATCGGCTCGCGCGTGTCCGGCAGCGCGCTCGGCTACATCGCGTGGGTGTACGTGCTGTGGAGCGTGCCGCAGTTCGTGCTCGTGTGCGCGGTGCGAGGCGGCCCGCGCGCGGTGCTCGGCTCGCGCACCGCACTCACGCAGGGCGCGATCGCCGGCACCATTTCGCTCGCCGCGTACGGCATCGTGATCCTCGCGTACCGGTACTTGCCGGTCGGGACGGTATCGGCGCTGCGCGAAACGAGCTCGATCTTCGCGGTCGCGATCGGCTGGCTCGTGATGCGCGAGCGGCCCGGCGCGCAGCGGCTCGCCGCGTGCGCGTTGGTGGTGGCGGGCGCGGCGCTGATCCGGCTATAAGCAGCAAGTTCTGACGCCGCAGTCTGCCGCCGCGTCAGAACTTGTGCCGGATGCCGGTCACCGCGACGATCTGCGTGCGCGTGCTCGACGGATTCGAGATTCCTTCGATCGCGGCCACCGTGTTCGACGACGCACGCTGGTAGAACGCGTTCACGTAGATATCGGTACGCTTCGACAGGAAATACTGCGCACCGACGCTCGTCTGCAGGTAGTGCGAGCTCGGCTTCGGCCCCTGCGATGCGAGCACCTGCGTGTAGGTTTCGCCGAGCGCGAACTGCAGCGCGGGCGTCATCAGGTAGCGCACGCTGCCCTCGTAGTTGTTGAAACGCATCGCGCCGCCCGTCTGCAGGTTGAACAGCGAGCTCGTGTACAGCAGCCCGAACGTCGCAGCGCCCCACGCGTACGCGCCGCCCGCGCCCCAGATCTGCTGGCGTGTCACGCCCTTGATGAACGTGTAGTAGTTGTCGGACGCCGCCGCGCCGGCGGTGTCGAGCGCCGGATGATCGACGCGCACGTACGCCGCACCAAGTTGCAGCGGCCCGTTCTCGTAGCTCGTGCCGATGCTCCACACGCGGTTTTGCGCGAACGACGTCGAATTCGAGAAGCCATACAGGCCGACCGCGCGCAGCCCGTACCACGTGGGCGTCTGGTACTGCACCGAGTTGTTGGTGCGGAACGTGTTGTTCAGGTCGTCGGTATCGAACGGATGCAGCGCGTACTGCGTGAGCGCGGTGGTCGCGCCGATCTGCAGCGGCTCCAGCACTTCCTGCGCCGCGTTGTACTGGCGGCCCATCGTCAGCGTGCCCCAGCGGTCGTTCTCCAGCCCGACGTATGCGCGGCGCCCGAACAGCCGGCCGCCCTGGCTCGCGGCGCCGCTCTCGATGTTGAAACCGTTCTCGAGGCGGAACACCGCGCGCGTGCCGCCGCCGAGGTCTTCCTTGCCGAGCAGCCCGAAGCGCGTGCCCTGCTCGTTGCCGCCGGTCGCCTGCCACGCGGCATGCCCGTTCTGGTTGTTCGTGTACGTGATCCCCGAATCGACCACGCCGTACAGCGTCACGCTCGACTGCGCATGCGCGTGCATCGCACCCGCCGCCGTTGCGATACCCGCCAGCGCGACCGCCATTCCTTTTTGCTTCATCTCCGACCCCTTTTTTCGATTGAATATGGGGAGCGATTTATTTCGCTCGATACGTGTTTTATTGAATAAAACATCGTCTTATTCATTGTCGAATTCGGCGATTTGAAGCGTCAAGCGACGCCAAAAATCGCACACGGGAGTCGAATACCTCTGAATCGCCAGGCGTTTCAAAGAATGAAACAAGCCCAATATCTACGGGCGTTACAGCCAGATCGCGATGCGTAATCCCGGTATCGCAAAAAGCCCTTGACCGCGATTTTCAGTCGTTGTGAAATATTGATACGCTGTTTTAATGATTAAAACAAACGCACGAGACGTTCTGAAATACTAGGTAAAGAACCTGATCCCCATGCTGACGTTTAATTGCAACAACGCGACTGCCGGCGCATCGCCTGCGTATTTCGTCGCGACGCCGACGGTGCCGGCCCTGCCGATCGTCGTCGACTCGCCGCACAGCGGCATCGCGTATCCGCCGGACTTCGCCACCGTCGCGCCCGATGACGCGATCCGCACGACGTGGGACGCGTACATCGACGAACTGTGGGCCGGCGCGCCCGCGCGCGGCGGCACGCTGCTCGGCGCGACGTTTCCGCGCGCGTACATCGACCCGAACCGCGCGGAAACCGACATCGACGCGACGCTGCTCGCCGAGCCCTGGCCCGAGCCGCTGTCGCCTCAGCCGTACACGCAGCGCGGGATGGGGCTGATCCGGCGCGACGCGCTGCCCGGCGTGCCGCTGTACGACCGCAAGCTGTCGCTCGAAGCAGTCCGCCACCGGATCGACGCGTACTACCTGCCGTACCGCCGCGCGCTCGCCGGCATCGCCGAGCCGCTGCACGCCGCGCACGGCGCGCTTTGGCATATCGACTGCCATTCGATGAAGTCGCGCGGCAACGCGATGAACGTCGACGCGGGCGCATTGCGGCCGCACGTCGTCGTCAGCGACCGGCGCGGCACGACCGCCGACCCGGCCTTCACCGCGTGGACCGCGCAGTGGTTCGCCGAGGCCGGCTATCGCGTGCAGGTCAACGACCCGTACCAGGGCGGCGACCTGCTGACCGCGCTCGCCGATCCCGCGCGGCAGCGGCACAGCATCCAGATCGAATTCAATCGCGCGCTGTACATGGACGAGGCCGCGTTCGCGAAACACGCAGGATTTGCGACGCTGAAGCGCTCGGTCGACGCCTATCTCGACGCGCTCGCCGATTACGTCCGCGCGCGCATCGCGCCGCAGGGAGAAATCGCATGACGACCTATATCGTCGACGCCGTCGACAGCGCGCTGAAGCTGCTGACCTACGTGGCCGAACACCCGAACCTCGGCGTGACCGAGCTCGCATCGCAGCTCGGCATCAACAAGTCGCGCACCTACCGGATGCTGTGCACGCTGGAACTGCACCGTTTCGTCGTGCAGGACCCGCGCACGTCCACCTATGCGCTCGGCCCGCAGGCGTTCGTGATCGGCGTGGCCGCGTCGCAGCAGAACGCGCTCGTGCGCGCCGCGCACCGGCACATGCTCGCGCTCAACCAGGCGATCAACGAGACCGTCGTGCTGCGCGTGCGCGAAGGGCTCGAATCGGTGTGCGTCGCGCGCTGCGAAACGACGCATGCGGTGCGCACCGTCGGTGCGGTCGGCAACCGCCGGCCGATCAATTTCGGCGCATCGGGCAAGGTGCTGCTCGCCTTCGCGCCCGATCCGGTGCGCGACGAATACCTCGCGCAACTGCGCCGAAACGGGCACGCCGACGATCCGGCGAAGCTCGCCGGCGAACTCGACGCAGTCGCCCGCAAGGGCTACGCGGTGAGCAGCGGCGAGGTGACGCCCGGCGCGGTCGGGATCGCGGTGCCGGTGCGCGACCTGACCGGCGCAACGGTCGCGTCGGTCAGCGTGACGGGGCCCGAGGTGCGCGTGAGCCACGCCGACATCCCCGACTATCTCGAGCGCCTGCAGGCGTGCAGCCTCGCCATTTCCGCCGAACTCGGCTACGTCCCGGCGCGCGCCGCGCTGCAACCGGCCTGACGGCCCGCTCCTTCTTCGACGAGGATCCGATGTCCGCCTCTTCCCCGAACCCGGCCGGCGCACGCGCCGCCGACGCCACCCCGCTCGCGGCACCGGCTGATGCAGCGACCCACGACGCGGCCGGCAATGCGCCCGGCGACGCATCGGCCCACGCCGGCCGCGCGCCGCATCCGCACGGCAAGATGCTGCATCCGGTCGTGATGATGCTGTGGGTGCTGGCCGTCGCGATCGCACTCACCTGGATCGTCGATTCCGGCCGCTTCGAGCGCAACGGCCGGCTTGTCGTGCCGGGCACCTATCACGTGGTGCCGAAGACCACGGCGCTCACGACGCTCGTTGCACCGGCAGTCAGCCACAGCACGCCCACGCATGCGATGCCCGCGAGCCTCGTCTCGGCATTCGTCGCGATACCGGAAGGATTGCTGAAGAATGCGCCGCTGATCGTGATGGTGATGTTCGTCGGCGGGATGTTCGGCGTGATGCGCCGCACCGGCGTGGTCGACGCGGGCATCGACCGGCTGCTGCAGCTCACCGGCAACAATGCGTACCTGCTCACACCGATGCTGATGATCCTGATCGGGCTCGGCAGCACGCTGCTCGGCTTCATCTCCGAGTACCTCGTGATCATTCCGATGGTGGTCGTGATCGCACGGCGCCTGGGTCTCTCCGACCTGTTCGCGGTCGCACTGGTCGCGCTGGCCGCGAAGATCGGCTATATCGCGTCGGTCACGAACCCGCTCGCGCTGGCCGTCGCGCAGCCGCTGGTCGGCGTGCCGCTGTTCAGCGGCGTCGCGCTGCGCGCGGCCGTGTTCGTCGTCTTCCTGACGATCGGCATCCTGTACCTGCTGCGCTACGTGCGCAGCACCGGCTATCGCGCCGGGCAAACCGCAACCGGCCATGTAGCACAAGCAACCGCGAAGCTGTCGCTGCGCCACAAGGCGACACTGGTCGTGTTCGCGGCGGCGGTCGCGATGCTGATCTACGGCACGCGCGAACTGAAGTGGGGCAACGTCGAGCTGGCGGCGTTCTATACGTTCGTGAGCATCGCAACGGCCGTGATCGGCGGGCTCGATTCGCGCAGCGCGGCGGACGCGTTCGTCGACGGGATGAAGAACATGATCCTCGCGGCGCTGTTGATGGGGCTCGCCGCTTCCGTCGAACTGCTGCTGCAGAACAGCCTCGTGCTCGACACGCTGATCAACTTCTTCACGCGGCTCGCGGATGGTCAGTCGCCGGTGTGGGTCGCGAACGGGCTGATGGGGGTGCAGATGGTGCTCGACGTGTTCATTCCATCGGTGTCCGGCAAGGCGGCGGTCAGCATGCCTATCATCGGGCCGATCGCGCAGCTCTCGGGCGTGAGCGGCCAGACGTCGGTGCTCGCATTCGTGCTCGGCGGCGGGCTGACGAACCTCGTCACGCCGACGTCCGGGATGCTGCTCGCGTATCTGGCCACCGCGCGCGTCGATTTCGGCGCGTGGATCCGCTTCGTGCTGCCGCTGTTCCTGACGCTGCTCGCGCTGTCGTGCGTCGTGCTGACGTTCGCGGTGTGGATCGGGTATTGAGGTTCGCGGCAGGGTCTGCAGCGCGCACGTGCTCTTCGCGGCGCGAAGCGCTCGGCGCCGTCCGGTATCGATGGCCGCGGCAGGCATCGCAACGCGATACCGCCACCGATTGCGCCGCTCAAGCCACCTCGACCACCCGACCAAACGCCCGCTCGTCGATCGCCTCGGCGAGCGTCGCGAACGCGGTCGCGATCTCGTCCTCCGGCACGCACGCGTAGCCGAGCAGCAACCCCGGCGCCGCACGTTCGCGGTCCGCGTAATAGCCGGACAACGGCCGCACGACGATATTGCGTTCGAGCGCGGCCTGCGCGACCGCGCGATCGTCGACGCCTTCCGGCAACTGCGTGACCAGATGCAGCCCGGCATCGCTGCCGAGCGCGTGCAGCGTGTTGCCGTAGCGCTGCGCGACCGCGTCGAGCAGCACCTCGCGGCGCTGCCCATACAACGTGCGCATCTTGCGGATGTGCGACACGAAGTGCCCTTCCGCGATGAATTCGGCCAGCACCGCCTGCTGCAGCAACTGCCCTTCGCGATACAGCTCGGCGCTGGCGGTCGCGAAACTTTCCGCGAGCGGCTCCGGCGCGACCAGGTAGCCGACCCGCAGCCCCGGGAACAGCGTCTTGCCGAAACTGCCGACATAGATCACCTGCCCGGCCGTATCGAGACCCTGCAGCGACGCGAGCGGCCGGCTGCCGTAGCGGAATTCGCTGTCGTAGTCGTCCTCGATGATCCAGCAGCCGTGCTGGCGCGCGTATTCGAGCAGCATCCGCCGCCGCGCGAGGCTCATCACCATCCCGAGCGGATACTGGTGCGACGGCGTGACGAGCATCAGCTTCGGCGGTTCGGCGAGATCGGCGGCCGACGGCGCGATGCCTTCGTCGTCGACCGGAATCGGCCGCGTCGTCAGCCCCGACACGTTCAGCACGCTGCGCACGCCCCAGTAGCACGGATCCTCGGTCCAGATCGCGTCGCCCGGGTCGGTCAGCAGCCGCACCGCGAGGTCGATCGACTGGTGGATGCCGGTCGTGATCACGATCTGCTCGGGCGTGCAGCGCACCGAGCGCGACGTGCGCAGGTAGTCGGCCAGCGCCTCGCGCAGCAGCGCGAGCCCGCCGCCCGGCGCATAGGTCAGCAGGTCGGGGCGCAGGCGCCGCCAGTACTTGTTGTGCAGCCGCGTCCACACGCGCGCCGGAAATCGCGACACATCGGGCACGCCCGGCATGAACGCGCCGCCCTGCCGTTTCGATACACCGGCGCCTTCGACGAGCCGCGTGCCGCGCGCGGACAGCCGCCGCACGGAAGCCTGCACGAGCGCCGGGCGGGCGGCGGCCGCGTCGGGCGGCGCACCGACGATCTCGTCCGGCGCGCTGTCGGCGACGAACGTGCCGCGGCCGGTTGCCGAGTTCACATAGCCTTCGAGTGCAAGCTGCTCGTAAACCTGCGTGACCGTGTTGCGCGCGATCCCGAGCTCGGCGGCCAGGAGCCGCGACGACGGCACGCGCGTGCCGGCCGGCAGTTCGCGCGACAGGATCGCCTGTTGCAGCAGCCGGTGAAGCTGCCGGTAGATCGGCTGTTCGCCGCCGCGCACGAGGCGCTGCGCCAGCCAGTCCGACAACACGCTCGCGCGCATGATTGGCTCCTGAATATTTATTGAAATGGCTCTGATTGCCAGAGCCAAATGTGATTATAGTCGCCTCCATGGGCTGCCAACGCGGCCGTTTTTTATCCCACCGGACAGAACATCAAGGAGATGACCGTGAAGAATGCCGACCTGCAGGCCCGCAAGAACGCCGCCACCCCGCGCGGCGTTGGCGTGATGTGCGATTTCTACGCAGCCCGCGCCGAGAACGCGGAACTGTGGGATGTCGAAGGCCGCCGCTTCATCGATTTCGCCGCCGGCATCGCGGTGCTGAACACCGGCCACCGCCACCCGAAGATCGTCAAGGCGATCGCGGATCAGCTGAACAACTTCACGCACACCGCTTACCAGATCGTCCCGTACGCGTCGTACGTCGAGCTGGCTGAAAAGATCAACGACCGCGCGCCGGGCGATTTCCCGAAGAAGACTGCGTTCTTCACGACCGGCGCGGAAGCCGTCGAGAACGCGATCAAGATCGCGCGCGCAGCAACCGGCCGTCCGGGCGTCATCGCGTTCTCGGGCGGCTTCCACGGCCGCACGATGATGGGCATGGCGCTGACCGGCAAGGTCGCTCCGTACAAGCTGAACTTCGGCCCGTTCCCGGGCGACGTGTTCCACGCGCCGTACCCGAACGCCGTGCACGGCGTGACGACCGCCGACTCGATCAAGGCGATCGAGATGCTGTTCAAGGCCGACATCGATCCGAAGCGCGTCGCCGCGATCATCTTCGAACCGGTCCAGGGCGAAGGCGGCTTCAACCCGGCGCCGGCCGAGTTCGTGCGCGCGCTGCGCAAGATCTGTAACGAGCACGGCATCCTGCTGATCGCCGACGAAGTGCAGACGGGCTTCGCGCGTACCGGCAAGCTGTTCGCGATGCAGCACTACGACGTGCTGGCCGACCTGATCACGATGGCGAAGAGCCTTGCAGGCGGCATGCCGCTGTCGGGCGTCGTCGGCCGTGCGGACGTGATGGACGCGGCAGCGCCCGGCGGCCTCGGCGGCACGTACGCGGGCAACCCGCTGGCCGTCGCATCGGCACACGCGGTGCTCGAGATCATCGACGAAGAGAAGCTGTGCGAGCGCGCAACGCAACTGGGCGACGTGCTGAAGGCGAAGCTGAACGCACTGCAGGCCGACGTGCCGCAGATCGCCGACGTGCGCGGCCCGGGCGCGATGATCGCGGTCGAGTTCCTGAAGCCGGGCTCGGGCGAGCCGGATGCGGAATTCACAAAGCGCGTGCAGACGCGTGCGCTCGAGCGCGGCCTGCTGCTGCTCGTGTGCGGCGTGTACTCGAACGTCGTGCGCTTCCTGTTCCCGCTGACGATCCCGCAAGCCGTGTTCGACGAAGCGCTCGTGATCCTCGAGGAAGTGCTGAAGGAAACGGTCGGCGTGCCGGCCTGAGTGTCCGTCGACTTCATCAACTGATTGCGCCGCCGCCGTCTTCGTGACGGCGGCGGCCGTTTCATCCGTCCTATTCGAAGCAGGTGATTCATATGAGCACGGTTCAGGAAACCCTGGCACTGAAAGACCCGTCGCTGTTCCGCCAGCAGGCGTACGTCAACGGCGAATGGCAAGGCGCGACGAACGGCGAGACGTTCGAAGTCCGCAACCCGGCGACGGGCGGCCTACTCGGCACGGTGCCGGCGATGGGCACGGCCGAGACGCGTCACGCGATCGAAGCCGCGAACGCCGCCTGGCCGGCGTGGCGCAAGAAGACGGCAAAGGAACGTGCGGTCGTCCTGCGCAAGTGGCACGACCTGATGATGGAAAACGCCGACGACCTCGCGCTGATCCTGACCACCGAGCAAGGCAAGTCGCTGGCCGAAGCGAAGGGCGAGATCGCCTATGCCGCATCGTTCCTCGAATGGTTCGCGGAAGAAGGCAAGCGCGTGTACGGCGACACGATCCCGACGCCGGCGAGCGACAAGCGCATCGTCGTGACGAAGGAAGCGATCGGCGTGTGCGCGGCGATCACGCCGTGGAACTTCCCGGCGGCGATGATCACGCGCAAGGTCGGCCCGGCGCTTGCCGCAGGCTGCCCGATCGTCGTGAAGCCGGCTGAAGCGACGCCGTTCTCGGCGCTCGCGATGGCCGTGCTGGCCGAGCGCGCGGGCGTGCCGGCGGGCGTGTTCAGCGTCGTCACGGGCGACCCGAAGGCGATCGGCGGCGAGCTGACGTCGAACCCGATCGTGCGCAAGCTGTCGTTCACCGGCTCGACGCCGGTCGGCCGCCTGCTGATGTCGCAGTGCGCGGCGACGGTCAAGAAGGTGTCGCTGGAACTCGGCGGCAACGCACCGTTCATCGTGTTCGACGACGCCGATCTCGATGCGGCCGTGCAGGGCGCGATCGCGTCGAAGTACCGCAACAGCGGCCAGACCTGCGTGTGCACGAACCGTTTCTACGTACATGAAGCCGTGTACGACCAGTTCGCGCAGAAGCTCGCGGCGGCCGTCGGCCAGCTGAAGGTGGGCC is a window encoding:
- a CDS encoding 4-aminobutyrate--2-oxoglutarate transaminase, which encodes MKNADLQARKNAATPRGVGVMCDFYAARAENAELWDVEGRRFIDFAAGIAVLNTGHRHPKIVKAIADQLNNFTHTAYQIVPYASYVELAEKINDRAPGDFPKKTAFFTTGAEAVENAIKIARAATGRPGVIAFSGGFHGRTMMGMALTGKVAPYKLNFGPFPGDVFHAPYPNAVHGVTTADSIKAIEMLFKADIDPKRVAAIIFEPVQGEGGFNPAPAEFVRALRKICNEHGILLIADEVQTGFARTGKLFAMQHYDVLADLITMAKSLAGGMPLSGVVGRADVMDAAAPGGLGGTYAGNPLAVASAHAVLEIIDEEKLCERATQLGDVLKAKLNALQADVPQIADVRGPGAMIAVEFLKPGSGEPDAEFTKRVQTRALERGLLLLVCGVYSNVVRFLFPLTIPQAVFDEALVILEEVLKETVGVPA
- the gabD gene encoding NADP-dependent succinate-semialdehyde dehydrogenase, which gives rise to MSTVQETLALKDPSLFRQQAYVNGEWQGATNGETFEVRNPATGGLLGTVPAMGTAETRHAIEAANAAWPAWRKKTAKERAVVLRKWHDLMMENADDLALILTTEQGKSLAEAKGEIAYAASFLEWFAEEGKRVYGDTIPTPASDKRIVVTKEAIGVCAAITPWNFPAAMITRKVGPALAAGCPIVVKPAEATPFSALAMAVLAERAGVPAGVFSVVTGDPKAIGGELTSNPIVRKLSFTGSTPVGRLLMSQCAATVKKVSLELGGNAPFIVFDDADLDAAVQGAIASKYRNSGQTCVCTNRFYVHEAVYDQFAQKLAAAVGQLKVGRGTEPGVTQGPLINEAAVLKVEAHIEDALAKGATVVTGGKRHALGHGFFEPTVLTGVTPAMKVAKEETFGPLAPLFKFGSDDEVIRLANDTEFGLAAYFYSRDIGRVWKVAEALEYGMVGVNTGLISNEVAPFGGVKQSGLGREGSHYGIDDYVVIKYLCLAV